In Sphingobacterium thalpophilum, a genomic segment contains:
- a CDS encoding SusC/RagA family TonB-linked outer membrane protein: MNKKILLFCSGVMLSTSLWAQTKTVTGKVTNASDGGTMPNVTVSIKGKSVSTQTKPDGSFTINAEPGDILIFRAVGSQERQQLVGTNATINVTLSGSEEALEEVVVTAMGIKKEKKALGYAVQDIKSDELMKNKTANVVNSLAGKIAGVNVTQASGSAGAGAQIILRGGTSLERDNQPLFVVDGVIYDNSTVIGGNSAFDGAQATATSNSNRVMDINPEDIDNVSVLKGPAAAALYGSRAAAGAIIITTKKGQEGRTEIGFSSRFSNNWVNRLPEQQGKYKRGYYNSAGVLDDYTTQSWGEKFGSNDVVYNNVKDFFQHSTVFDNTVNLSGGNKNGSFYLSGSRFDQKGIVPNTSFDKTTFRFNGDQKFGKLTVGANVGYSLANTDKTLTSAGLWGSGGTGAMESLYSWSRSDNMKKYLNDDGSKYRMFEGRQPLESDVENPYWTINKNILGDNTERITGSINASMPIFDWWSLTYRVGMDSYLTKNSTIIGEGGAIKKPWQKGMMSESDFKYNYWSSNIMSNFNKKVGDFDLGALVGFFSEQTKTTTNRRMGYHFEVDNFYSFENIAAANKQFAVNNTKKRLFGLYGELRASYKNMLFLNVTGRNDWTSTLPVDNRSYFYPSVGGSFVFTELMKDSRPDWLDFGKLRASWARVGKDANPYVTNTYLWKPVEYLGGIVGAGNNWQKGNPFLKPETTGSFEVGAELRFFKGRLGVDYAYYTNNSYNQILSPRLGQSTGYIFISVNGGDIYNKGMELSLTGKPIVKNDFVWESTLNMSRNKGTVDNLLAGVNILYVTDVQVGNAKAASFNGGNFMGISGSQWTRTPDGKVVLDANTGMPTSDNQTTYNIGNREPKLTGGFNNSLTYKNFNLSFLFDFRIGGDIYNGTDYAMTINGMSKRTEDRDQLILDGAIRNGGTNDAPVYENKTFTFLADQMYTIKGVSTSGRKIIQDYWSDFYARESANFMVKTNWLRLRNISMSYNFSDGVLKNAGVSKVVKGLTATLTGTNLWLLTNYKGLDPEASAAGSGVTGSSSVGIDYNGVPSTAGVMFGLNFRF; the protein is encoded by the coding sequence ATGAATAAAAAAATTCTCTTATTCTGTTCAGGGGTGATGCTGTCAACCAGTTTATGGGCACAGACCAAAACTGTAACGGGTAAAGTGACGAATGCTTCTGATGGTGGTACAATGCCTAATGTAACCGTAAGCATCAAAGGTAAATCTGTCAGTACACAAACTAAGCCTGATGGAAGTTTCACCATCAATGCGGAGCCAGGCGATATTTTGATTTTCAGAGCCGTGGGTTCTCAGGAAAGACAACAACTGGTTGGGACAAATGCAACGATCAATGTTACGCTTTCTGGCAGTGAGGAGGCGCTTGAAGAGGTGGTTGTGACGGCCATGGGAATTAAGAAGGAAAAAAAGGCGCTTGGCTATGCTGTTCAGGACATAAAATCGGATGAGTTGATGAAGAATAAGACGGCAAACGTGGTCAATTCATTGGCAGGGAAGATTGCAGGGGTTAATGTAACACAGGCTTCGGGTTCTGCCGGTGCCGGAGCGCAGATTATTCTTCGCGGCGGAACTTCTCTTGAGCGCGACAACCAGCCCTTGTTTGTTGTAGACGGTGTGATCTACGATAACTCTACGGTTATTGGAGGAAATAGTGCCTTCGATGGCGCTCAAGCAACAGCAACCTCTAACAGTAACCGGGTGATGGATATTAATCCCGAAGATATCGACAATGTGTCGGTGTTGAAAGGTCCGGCTGCGGCAGCCTTATACGGGTCAAGAGCTGCTGCGGGAGCTATTATCATTACGACGAAAAAGGGACAAGAAGGGCGTACGGAGATTGGTTTTTCAAGTAGATTTTCAAATAATTGGGTGAATCGCTTGCCAGAGCAGCAAGGAAAATACAAACGTGGCTATTATAACAGTGCGGGTGTACTGGATGATTATACCACGCAATCCTGGGGCGAAAAATTTGGAAGTAATGATGTTGTTTATAACAACGTGAAAGATTTCTTCCAGCATTCGACGGTATTTGACAATACCGTTAATTTATCCGGCGGAAATAAAAATGGATCATTCTATCTGTCTGGTTCCCGCTTTGATCAAAAGGGTATCGTACCTAATACAAGCTTTGACAAAACCACGTTCCGCTTTAATGGGGATCAAAAATTTGGTAAACTGACGGTGGGCGCTAATGTGGGGTATTCGCTGGCAAATACAGATAAAACCCTAACTTCCGCGGGGCTATGGGGATCAGGTGGTACAGGAGCGATGGAGTCCCTGTACAGCTGGTCAAGAAGTGATAATATGAAGAAATACCTCAACGATGACGGGTCGAAGTATCGGATGTTTGAAGGCCGCCAGCCGCTAGAATCTGATGTCGAAAATCCATACTGGACAATCAATAAAAATATTTTGGGCGATAACACCGAGCGTATTACAGGTAGTATCAATGCAAGTATGCCCATCTTCGATTGGTGGAGCCTCACCTATCGTGTCGGGATGGATAGTTATCTGACTAAAAACTCAACTATTATCGGTGAAGGTGGTGCAATTAAGAAACCTTGGCAAAAAGGTATGATGTCGGAAAGTGATTTCAAATACAACTATTGGTCTTCCAACATCATGTCCAATTTCAATAAAAAGGTAGGTGATTTTGATTTAGGCGCTTTAGTGGGATTTTTCTCGGAACAAACCAAGACGACAACAAACCGCCGTATGGGCTATCATTTTGAGGTAGACAATTTTTACAGCTTCGAAAATATAGCAGCAGCGAATAAACAGTTCGCAGTAAACAATACAAAAAAACGTCTTTTTGGTTTGTACGGTGAGTTAAGAGCTTCGTATAAAAATATGTTGTTTTTGAATGTTACGGGAAGAAATGACTGGACCTCGACGTTACCAGTAGACAATAGGTCTTATTTTTATCCTTCTGTTGGTGGTAGCTTTGTGTTTACCGAACTCATGAAAGACAGTCGCCCAGACTGGTTGGATTTTGGAAAGCTGAGAGCTTCCTGGGCGCGCGTGGGTAAGGACGCAAATCCGTATGTAACCAATACCTACCTTTGGAAGCCTGTTGAATATTTAGGTGGAATTGTAGGCGCGGGAAATAACTGGCAGAAAGGTAATCCGTTTTTGAAACCTGAAACAACAGGTTCGTTTGAAGTCGGTGCTGAATTGCGCTTTTTTAAGGGGCGATTGGGCGTGGATTATGCCTACTATACCAATAATTCCTATAACCAGATTCTGTCTCCACGTTTAGGACAATCGACAGGATATATTTTCATCTCAGTCAACGGTGGCGATATCTACAATAAAGGGATGGAGTTGTCCTTAACTGGTAAGCCGATTGTGAAAAACGACTTTGTTTGGGAATCTACGTTAAACATGTCCAGAAACAAAGGGACAGTAGATAACTTGCTCGCAGGGGTCAATATTTTGTATGTCACAGACGTGCAGGTAGGGAATGCGAAAGCTGCATCCTTTAACGGAGGAAACTTTATGGGGATCTCAGGTTCGCAATGGACCCGTACACCTGATGGAAAAGTTGTTTTGGACGCTAATACGGGTATGCCAACAAGTGACAACCAGACGACATATAATATCGGAAACCGTGAGCCTAAGCTGACAGGTGGATTCAATAACAGCTTGACTTATAAAAATTTTAATCTGTCCTTCCTGTTTGATTTCCGTATAGGTGGCGATATCTATAACGGTACAGATTATGCGATGACGATTAATGGAATGAGCAAGCGAACCGAAGATCGTGATCAGCTGATTTTGGACGGAGCCATCCGTAACGGCGGAACAAACGACGCTCCGGTGTACGAAAACAAAACATTCACTTTCTTGGCCGACCAGATGTACACGATTAAAGGTGTGTCAACAAGCGGACGGAAGATTATCCAAGATTATTGGAGTGATTTCTACGCCCGTGAAAGTGCGAACTTTATGGTGAAAACAAACTGGTTGCGCTTGCGGAATATCTCGATGTCCTACAACTTTTCGGACGGTGTCCTGAAGAATGCCGGTGTTTCCAAAGTGGTAAAAGGTCTTACAGCTACTTTGACTGGTACTAATCTTTGGTTGTTGACCAACTACAAAGGGCTTGATCCGGAGGCCTCCGCTGCCGGATCTGGTGTAACGGGATCTAGTTCGGTAGGTATTGATTACAACGGTGTGCCGAGTACTGCTGGTGTTATGTTTGGTTTAAATTTTAGATTTTAA
- a CDS encoding SusD/RagB family nutrient-binding outer membrane lipoprotein has translation MNKYKRIVSFLLVLTLFSSCSKNWLDINVDPNTPSSTVASVQSRLAWIQHYYMYAQGTAGTRAGFVTQQLTFVNGTASNSMIAGWNPVAGMSTTPYQFFFVGAGANFKDMEDKATADKAYHYLGALHAIRAMGFMLMTDWYGEMPYTEALGTIITPKFDGGKVIFEGCLADIDKAIEYFNMTQPGTAAPLSAGDSWNGGDVSKWLKMCYGLKARWLNNLSKKSALYKPDDVLAALSKAATSVGESTVIAHMDDATDNIGDILFADPVKTSIVFNNAGMNTNTLVTKWYENLLTNFDNKGIEDPRADKLLPWAEYGYPKKMMRSKGVDMQSTIRMNSGPIASSYNDKDVAIQSNGRTVNPHSWYINSANTARWGDTVYVSIKSSSKGYDSDVSDTYRWKDGTVAASGTFYSRPDAPTHLVAYPEMCFIKAEVLFNKGDKAGAFNAYKEGIKAHIDLMNMKLNSYADASPSKSPMAQAKIDNFLNNGIGTAGDITLAKIMTQKFIALSFSQQNWNDMRRYDFSNLVYPGWAVPYEYTVTAAAQTKIPQGKQFRRVRQVSHEINYNSDNLKASHPNALNDDIWSFPVWWDTKE, from the coding sequence ATGAATAAATATAAGAGAATAGTCTCATTTCTGTTGGTTCTAACTTTATTTTCGTCCTGTAGTAAAAATTGGTTGGATATCAATGTAGATCCCAATACCCCGTCGAGTACTGTTGCTTCGGTGCAAAGTCGTCTGGCCTGGATACAGCATTATTATATGTATGCGCAAGGGACAGCGGGAACACGGGCGGGGTTTGTGACACAGCAACTGACATTTGTCAACGGTACGGCATCAAACAGTATGATTGCTGGCTGGAATCCTGTGGCAGGTATGTCGACTACACCCTATCAGTTTTTCTTTGTCGGTGCTGGGGCCAATTTTAAGGATATGGAAGACAAGGCTACGGCCGATAAGGCTTACCATTATCTTGGTGCATTGCATGCTATCCGTGCTATGGGTTTTATGCTGATGACGGACTGGTACGGTGAGATGCCTTACACGGAGGCCTTGGGTACCATCATAACGCCAAAGTTTGATGGTGGGAAAGTAATTTTCGAAGGTTGTCTTGCAGATATTGATAAGGCAATTGAATACTTTAATATGACTCAGCCTGGTACTGCTGCTCCCTTGTCGGCTGGCGATAGCTGGAATGGTGGTGATGTAAGTAAGTGGTTGAAAATGTGTTATGGCTTGAAAGCGCGATGGTTGAATAATCTATCGAAAAAGAGCGCTTTATACAAGCCCGATGATGTATTGGCAGCGTTAAGTAAGGCTGCTACTTCCGTTGGAGAAAGCACAGTAATTGCCCATATGGATGATGCGACTGATAATATCGGGGATATCCTATTTGCAGATCCTGTAAAAACGTCTATCGTTTTTAATAATGCGGGTATGAATACCAATACCTTGGTCACGAAATGGTATGAAAATTTATTAACCAATTTCGATAATAAAGGCATAGAGGATCCGCGGGCAGACAAACTATTACCATGGGCAGAATACGGTTATCCCAAAAAGATGATGCGGTCCAAGGGAGTAGATATGCAGTCTACTATTCGCATGAACTCAGGACCGATTGCATCTTCTTATAATGATAAGGATGTGGCTATTCAGAGTAACGGCCGTACGGTAAACCCACATTCCTGGTATATTAACAGTGCCAATACGGCACGTTGGGGAGATACGGTATATGTTTCCATCAAGAGTAGTTCCAAAGGATATGATAGCGATGTGTCGGATACCTATAGATGGAAAGATGGTACCGTGGCTGCTTCAGGTACATTTTATTCGCGTCCCGATGCACCGACCCATTTGGTGGCCTACCCTGAGATGTGCTTTATTAAAGCTGAGGTCCTGTTTAATAAGGGAGATAAAGCTGGTGCCTTTAATGCCTATAAAGAGGGAATTAAAGCACATATTGACTTAATGAATATGAAGCTGAATTCCTATGCGGACGCCAGTCCGAGCAAATCGCCAATGGCGCAGGCTAAGATCGATAATTTCCTGAACAATGGCATTGGTACGGCGGGAGATATTACATTGGCTAAAATTATGACACAAAAGTTTATCGCACTTTCGTTTTCACAGCAAAACTGGAATGATATGCGTCGCTATGATTTTAGCAATTTGGTATATCCAGGCTGGGCTGTTCCTTATGAGTACACGGTGACTGCGGCAGCGCAGACTAAAATACCGCAAGGAAAGCAATTTAGAAGAGTCCGTCAGGTTTCGCATGAGATCAACTACAATTCCGATAATTTGAAAGCATCTCACCCGAATGCGTTAAATGACGATATCTGGTCATTCCCGGTTTGGTGGGATACCAAAGAATAA
- a CDS encoding peptidoglycan recognition family protein, protein MPFVLFAQSPKIIQKPITWDKERIQLSLDYLKNRHGLTQSTPVIQPKMVVVHWTANNSVKATFNTFNPVRLPGRPELTKASALNVSSQFVIDRDGTIYQFLPDSIFARHTIGLNYCAIGIENIGSRQNPLTDAQLKANEELIRYLSKKYPIEFVLGHHEYQRFKKTSWWKETDPNYITGKDDPGDKFIHELRKHLVDLKLNPLP, encoded by the coding sequence ATGCCATTTGTGCTTTTTGCACAATCCCCCAAGATTATTCAAAAACCGATTACCTGGGACAAGGAGCGTATTCAGCTTTCGTTGGATTACCTGAAAAATCGGCATGGCCTGACACAGTCAACACCTGTTATCCAACCTAAAATGGTGGTGGTGCATTGGACGGCCAATAACAGCGTAAAAGCAACTTTTAATACTTTTAATCCTGTCAGACTTCCGGGGCGTCCGGAACTGACCAAGGCCAGTGCCTTGAATGTATCTTCGCAATTTGTCATCGATCGTGACGGTACGATTTATCAGTTTTTACCAGATTCTATTTTTGCACGGCATACCATAGGTCTCAACTATTGTGCAATAGGGATAGAAAATATAGGTAGTCGCCAGAATCCACTGACTGATGCACAATTGAAAGCAAATGAAGAGCTTATCCGTTACCTCAGTAAAAAATATCCGATTGAATTTGTGTTGGGTCACCATGAGTACCAACGTTTTAAGAAAACAAGCTGGTGGAAAGAAACTGATCCCAATTACATCACGGGTAAAGATGATCCGGGAGATAAATTTATACATGAGCTAAGAAAGCATCTTGTCGATCTGAAATTGAATCCCCTACCTTAA
- a CDS encoding DUF1343 domain-containing protein gives MMKNALLKLSFLISVVAWVSCGNSLKSMQASKTAVNSMAGRITSQVVIPGADQLTLYLPQLKGKKVGIMGNQTSIVGADKKHLVDVLIDNKVDLKFAFAPEHGFRGNVERGEKFGNDVDQKTGLPLFTLYGGNKKQDSIVNSIDVMIFDLQDVGARFYTYITSLHRVMELCAKHNKKLIVLDRPNPNGDQVDGPVRHDDKFKSDVSWHKIAMIHGLTIGELAQMINGERWLEHGRQADITIVQVKNWNHNSRYELPVIPSPSLPNYLSVRLYLSLCLFEGTDISVGRGTDWPFQVLGYTNPVYGSFTFTPGERHGMSKHVEGKGTVNYGVDLRGLDADHQKFTLKYLLDFYQKTPDKSTFFARPEFFDKLAGTDQLRKQILAGQSEAQIRASWSDDLKAYKQMRKKYLLYTDFE, from the coding sequence ATGATGAAAAATGCCTTATTAAAGCTATCCTTTTTAATTTCTGTTGTTGCTTGGGTTTCCTGTGGGAATTCGTTGAAGTCTATGCAAGCGAGCAAAACCGCAGTAAACAGCATGGCCGGCCGGATAACGAGCCAAGTTGTTATTCCGGGTGCAGATCAACTTACGCTGTATTTACCACAACTAAAAGGTAAGAAAGTGGGAATAATGGGGAATCAAACTTCCATTGTAGGGGCTGATAAAAAACATCTTGTCGATGTCTTGATCGATAATAAGGTTGATTTGAAGTTTGCCTTTGCGCCTGAACATGGTTTCCGCGGGAACGTTGAACGTGGTGAGAAGTTTGGGAATGATGTTGATCAAAAGACTGGTTTGCCGCTGTTTACATTGTATGGAGGTAATAAGAAACAAGATTCTATCGTCAATTCCATTGATGTGATGATCTTCGACCTGCAGGACGTTGGGGCACGCTTTTATACATACATCACTTCTTTGCACCGTGTAATGGAATTATGTGCAAAGCATAATAAAAAATTAATTGTACTGGATCGTCCAAATCCAAATGGCGACCAGGTGGATGGACCTGTAAGGCATGATGATAAGTTTAAATCAGATGTTTCCTGGCATAAAATAGCCATGATCCATGGTTTAACAATCGGCGAGCTGGCGCAGATGATCAATGGAGAGCGGTGGCTTGAGCATGGCCGCCAGGCCGATATAACGATTGTACAGGTCAAAAATTGGAATCATAACAGTAGGTATGAGCTGCCGGTCATCCCATCGCCAAGTCTGCCAAATTATCTTTCTGTTCGGTTGTACCTTTCATTATGTCTTTTTGAAGGTACGGATATTTCGGTAGGTCGGGGTACGGATTGGCCGTTCCAGGTATTAGGTTATACAAATCCGGTCTATGGCTCCTTTACTTTTACACCGGGCGAACGTCACGGTATGTCCAAACATGTGGAGGGCAAAGGAACAGTTAATTATGGTGTTGATTTGCGCGGTCTGGATGCTGATCATCAAAAATTTACCTTAAAATATCTGTTGGACTTTTATCAAAAGACACCTGATAAATCCACTTTCTTCGCGCGGCCTGAATTTTTTGATAAGCTTGCGGGGACAGATCAATTACGTAAGCAAATCCTTGCCGGACAATCTGAAGCTCAGATTCGTGCTTCTTGGTCCGATGACCTGAAAGCCTATAAGCAAATGCGTAAAAAGTATCTGCTTTATACTGATTTTGAATAG